One window of the Pseudofrankia sp. DC12 genome contains the following:
- a CDS encoding serine/threonine-protein kinase, translated as MAGEGRSAMGSGLPAGSSGHAPGTIVGRRYRLDAVIGVGGMGVVHRATDQIMRRTVAVKEVRMPTGSPAANADARERVLREARSAGRIHHPGAVGVLDVIDDGELPWIVMELVEGEPLSARIEREGGLPVDQVAQIGISLAYALDAAHRLGVVHRDVKPSNVLLNRDGQARLTDFGIAVSDGDPRLTRTGEVVGSPAYLAPERAHGEPGGPECDVWGLGATLYAAAEGEPPFGGATPLDILTSVVEGLIRPARHAGRLGPLLEGMLSQRELERPTLTNVRTRLRDLAGETPGRPSATGQTRAAPRPTSPPPARPAASSAGRSSASPPVPPRAATPSTPRAATPRPATARPTPVTPRPVTPATPRPAGPAAPDPVTPATPRPAEPATPRQGPAPAADATAVAGPTRVFAEAPVSPASPDPRTEAEGAEKEAGPVTTGPVEAQVPTTVIMKGALADDTVGDGPGQGADLPASTSTLVGDPAVNQPTPGATEVPRPRGDAAELDDLADYWDSGSAWATSRPTGPASDGPASADEASPSDDPPRPPRPRRPGEDTPPRSQAERRAMIVLAVLVVVLAVALLVVRLSADDGKDDRQASTPAAATSDLASSAPPSAVPDGPLAAATSPVPPPRGWVSYTDPAGWSLAYPSSWKRAAGAGGAGTVDFTNPTTGTVLRVGSAGQAPASVLRDWLTNFDTASHSGPMGLADYQRLRLAPVGTGDGSTEADWEYTYSMDGGKVHVLSRGADRGGHGYLLSWRTGEQQWASDQALRRQLFATFRPAP; from the coding sequence ATGGCAGGCGAAGGCCGGTCAGCGATGGGATCCGGCCTGCCAGCGGGCTCCTCGGGGCATGCCCCGGGCACGATCGTCGGCCGGCGCTACCGGCTCGACGCGGTCATCGGCGTCGGCGGCATGGGCGTGGTACACCGCGCCACGGACCAGATCATGCGGCGGACCGTCGCCGTCAAGGAAGTGCGGATGCCGACCGGCAGTCCGGCCGCGAACGCGGACGCCCGGGAGCGGGTGCTGCGCGAGGCCCGTTCCGCCGGCCGAATCCACCATCCGGGCGCGGTCGGTGTGCTGGACGTCATTGACGACGGCGAGCTGCCGTGGATCGTGATGGAGCTCGTCGAGGGCGAGCCGCTGTCGGCCAGGATCGAGCGCGAGGGCGGCCTGCCGGTCGACCAGGTCGCCCAGATCGGGATCTCGCTGGCCTACGCGCTGGACGCCGCGCACCGCCTCGGCGTCGTGCATCGCGACGTCAAGCCCAGCAACGTCCTGCTCAACCGGGACGGACAGGCCAGGCTCACCGACTTCGGGATCGCGGTCAGCGACGGCGACCCGCGGCTGACCCGGACAGGCGAGGTCGTGGGATCGCCGGCCTACCTGGCCCCGGAGCGGGCGCACGGCGAGCCTGGCGGGCCGGAGTGCGACGTCTGGGGACTCGGCGCCACCCTGTACGCGGCCGCCGAGGGCGAGCCACCGTTCGGCGGCGCCACCCCGCTCGACATCCTGACCTCCGTCGTCGAAGGCCTGATCCGGCCGGCCCGGCACGCGGGCAGGCTCGGGCCCCTCCTGGAGGGGATGCTCTCCCAGCGGGAGCTGGAGCGCCCGACGCTCACCAACGTGCGGACCCGGCTGCGCGACCTGGCGGGCGAGACGCCAGGGCGGCCGTCGGCGACCGGCCAGACCCGGGCGGCCCCCCGGCCGACCAGCCCACCGCCCGCGCGGCCAGCGGCCTCGTCAGCCGGCCGTTCCTCCGCCTCCCCGCCGGTGCCGCCACGCGCGGCCACACCATCCACGCCACGGGCAGCCACGCCGCGGCCCGCCACGGCGCGACCGACGCCGGTCACACCCCGCCCGGTCACGCCGGCGACACCCCGCCCGGCCGGACCGGCCGCGCCCGATCCCGTCACGCCAGCCACGCCGCGCCCGGCCGAACCGGCCACGCCCAGGCAGGGCCCCGCGCCGGCCGCCGACGCCACGGCGGTGGCGGGACCGACCCGGGTCTTCGCCGAGGCGCCCGTCAGCCCGGCATCCCCGGATCCGCGAACCGAGGCCGAGGGTGCCGAGAAGGAAGCCGGCCCCGTCACCACCGGCCCCGTCGAGGCCCAGGTCCCGACCACAGTGATCATGAAGGGCGCGCTGGCCGACGACACGGTTGGGGACGGGCCTGGCCAAGGCGCGGACCTGCCCGCGTCAACAAGCACTTTGGTGGGTGACCCGGCGGTCAACCAGCCGACGCCGGGCGCGACCGAGGTCCCGCGCCCGCGCGGTGACGCGGCCGAGCTCGACGATCTCGCCGACTACTGGGACTCGGGGTCCGCCTGGGCGACCAGCCGGCCCACCGGCCCGGCCAGCGACGGCCCGGCCAGCGCGGACGAGGCCAGCCCGTCCGACGACCCGCCCCGGCCGCCACGCCCCAGGCGCCCCGGCGAGGACACCCCGCCCCGGTCCCAGGCGGAACGCCGCGCGATGATCGTGCTGGCCGTGCTCGTCGTGGTGCTCGCGGTCGCGCTGCTCGTGGTCCGCCTGTCCGCCGACGACGGCAAGGACGACCGGCAGGCGAGCACCCCCGCCGCGGCCACATCCGACCTTGCCTCGAGCGCTCCCCCGAGCGCCGTCCCGGACGGCCCGCTGGCCGCCGCCACCTCCCCCGTGCCCCCGCCACGCGGCTGGGTCTCCTACACCGACCCGGCCGGCTGGTCGCTCGCGTACCCGTCGAGCTGGAAGCGCGCGGCGGGCGCCGGGGGCGCCGGAACGGTCGACTTCACCAATCCGACCACTGGTACGGTTCTGCGCGTTGGAAGCGCGGGGCAGGCACCGGCGTCGGTCCTGCGGGACTGGCTGACGAACTTCGACACGGCCTCACACAGCGGGCCGATGGGGCTGGCGGACTACCAGCGCCTGCGGCTCGCCCCGGTCGGCACGGGCGACGGATCGACCGAGGCCGACTGGGAGTACACGTACAGCATGGACGGAGGCAAGGTGCATGTGCTCTCGCGCGGCGCCGACCGGGGCGGCCACGGCTACCTGCTCTCCTGGCGGACCGGGGAACAGCAGTGGGCCAGCGACCAGGCACTGAGGCGGCAGCTGTTCGCGACCTTCCGCCCAGCCCCGTGA
- a CDS encoding serine/threonine-protein kinase — protein sequence MARSASVPPETSRNGETSRNGTPNIVAGRYRLDAPIGRGGAGVVWSGEDEVLQRRVAIKEILVPLAGAQNERDAIRARVLREARALARLNSPSIVAVHDVVEESERHWIIMELVDAESLGDVIRNNGPLPPDQVAAIGLELIHALGAAHQKGVLHRDVKPGNVLLGRDGRVRLTDFGIAATEGDMTLTGTGALVGSPAYIAPERIRGSSGTPSSDLWGLAATLYSAVEGTPPYEGPETYAVLSAVVEGRRRAFRNAGPLRSLLGDLLDKPAEERPDADEVRQRLTPIARGSEPVPLFVINGPGIDAATAIDDGLEKVSDGSGFPAPDADEDAGSRFAKAAAMRAIEDELSSTSSDELSGLESVSSGPFPRPRQDTLRRQTDRRPLVFAAVAALLVLGAAVAVSLLLTHHGGGNPQQSTSATGAPSAPTGSASTPGGLQPIDIPTSVASVTEPSHHPSLSHTSAPTQVTTPPVITSTPTPPPTTTPPPATTPPPATTPPRSPSGSASPTCFFTPCHT from the coding sequence ATGGCCAGATCGGCAAGTGTGCCGCCGGAGACCTCCCGGAACGGGGAGACCTCCCGGAACGGCACCCCAAACATCGTCGCCGGACGATACCGCCTCGACGCACCAATCGGTCGAGGCGGCGCCGGCGTCGTCTGGAGCGGTGAGGACGAGGTCCTCCAACGTCGCGTTGCGATCAAGGAGATCCTCGTCCCGCTCGCGGGCGCCCAGAACGAGCGGGACGCGATCCGCGCGCGGGTGCTGCGCGAGGCGCGCGCTCTCGCGCGGCTGAACAGCCCCTCGATCGTCGCCGTCCACGACGTGGTCGAGGAGTCCGAGCGTCACTGGATCATCATGGAGCTCGTCGACGCGGAGAGCCTCGGCGATGTCATCCGCAACAACGGCCCGCTGCCGCCCGACCAGGTCGCGGCGATCGGGCTGGAGCTCATCCACGCGCTCGGCGCCGCGCATCAGAAGGGCGTGCTGCACCGGGACGTGAAGCCGGGCAACGTGCTGCTGGGGCGGGACGGCCGGGTCCGCCTGACCGACTTCGGCATCGCGGCGACCGAGGGCGACATGACCCTGACCGGCACCGGCGCTCTCGTCGGCTCGCCGGCCTACATCGCGCCGGAACGGATCCGCGGCTCGTCCGGGACGCCGTCCAGTGACCTGTGGGGCCTGGCCGCGACGCTGTACTCCGCCGTCGAGGGGACCCCACCTTATGAGGGCCCCGAGACGTACGCCGTGCTGTCCGCGGTCGTCGAGGGCCGACGGCGGGCGTTCCGCAACGCGGGCCCCCTCCGCAGCCTGCTCGGCGATCTTCTCGACAAGCCGGCCGAAGAGCGACCGGACGCCGACGAGGTCCGGCAGCGACTGACGCCGATCGCCCGCGGCAGCGAGCCGGTTCCGCTCTTTGTGATCAACGGCCCCGGCATCGACGCGGCGACCGCTATCGACGACGGGCTCGAGAAGGTCAGCGACGGTTCTGGCTTCCCCGCCCCGGACGCCGACGAGGACGCGGGCTCCCGGTTCGCGAAGGCCGCCGCGATGCGGGCGATCGAGGACGAGCTCTCCAGCACCAGCTCCGACGAGCTGTCCGGTTTGGAGTCGGTCTCCAGTGGGCCGTTCCCGCGACCGCGCCAGGACACCCTGCGTCGGCAGACCGACCGGCGGCCGTTGGTGTTCGCGGCGGTCGCCGCGCTGCTGGTGCTGGGAGCGGCCGTCGCGGTCAGCCTGCTGCTGACGCACCACGGCGGCGGGAACCCTCAGCAGTCGACCTCGGCGACCGGTGCGCCGAGCGCCCCGACTGGCTCGGCCTCGACGCCGGGCGGGCTGCAGCCGATCGACATCCCAACGTCGGTGGCGTCAGTGACCGAGCCGTCGCACCACCCGTCGCTGTCGCACACGTCGGCGCCGACGCAGGTCACGACGCCGCCAGTCATCACGTCCACACCGACCCCACCGCCGACGACGACCCCGCCACCGGCGACGACCCCGCCACCGGCGACGACCCCGCCCCGGTCGCCATCCGGCAGCGCGAGCCCCACCTGTTTCTTCACGCCCTGCCACACCTGA
- a CDS encoding DEAD/DEAH box helicase, which produces MDTRERAQQLLRQLAGPHARLREDQWQAIDALVNGRRRVLLVQRTGWGKSAVYFLATALLRERGALPTGTSGPAVTTADWRDEPWPVEPPDDGDGYADFGHGPDDDRFEPTDYDEASVPQAPDDVLAGWAEPGVPRATRPAWNAAARNKVGPTVIVSPLLALIRNQAQAAARLGIRAGEIHSGNVTEWDEVYAALRSGDLDVLLVGPERLNNPAFRDDYLPELAASAGLLVIDEAHCISDWGHDFRPDYRRLRTLVVGLGPDVPVLATTATANSRVVDDIAEQLGAGSRDGAPGGNGTPDATGEAAGTLVLRGALDRESLRLAVVTLPSAEARFGWLAEHLDRLPGSGIVYTLTKPAAEELTGFLRAQGHPVAVYHGGTEPAERIAAEEDLLANRVKALVATSALGMGFDKPDLGFVVHVGAPSSPISYYQQIGRAGRGVERAEVVLLPAAEDRDIWKYFADTSFPPEAVVRDVLGALAGTGRAMSTQALLAAVNIGSGRLESMLKVLDVDGAVRRVRGGWESTGRPWHYEAERYARLAAARAAEQQAMLDYLATEGCRMEFLRRQLDDPYAATCGRCDRCTGQSWDADVSDSARDRARAELRRPGVVLEPRKLWPTGMKTLGVSLSGRIPAGAGAQPGRVLARLNDVGWGNRLRPMLAPGAPDQPVPDDLVDAIVETLKAWDWKQRPAAVVALPSRSRPRLVASVAGRIAAIGRLPLLGALDRVADGPSAGASHNSAYRLAGLADAFAVPSAVSAGIAAADGPVLLVDDVVLTGWTMTVAARLLREAGAPAVLPFALAVETG; this is translated from the coding sequence ATGGACACCCGCGAGCGGGCGCAGCAGCTGCTGCGGCAGCTGGCTGGCCCGCACGCCCGGCTGCGTGAGGACCAGTGGCAGGCGATCGACGCGCTGGTGAACGGCCGTCGCCGGGTGCTGCTTGTCCAACGGACGGGCTGGGGCAAGTCGGCCGTCTACTTCCTCGCGACGGCGCTGCTGCGCGAGCGCGGGGCGCTGCCGACCGGCACCTCGGGGCCCGCCGTGACCACGGCGGACTGGCGCGACGAGCCCTGGCCGGTCGAGCCGCCGGACGATGGAGACGGCTACGCGGACTTCGGCCACGGGCCCGACGACGACCGGTTCGAGCCGACGGACTACGACGAGGCGTCAGTGCCGCAGGCGCCCGACGACGTGCTCGCGGGCTGGGCCGAGCCCGGCGTGCCGCGGGCCACCCGGCCCGCCTGGAACGCCGCGGCGCGTAACAAGGTCGGCCCGACCGTCATCGTCTCGCCGCTGCTCGCCCTGATCCGCAACCAGGCCCAGGCAGCGGCCCGGCTGGGCATCCGGGCTGGGGAGATCCACTCGGGCAACGTCACCGAGTGGGACGAGGTCTACGCGGCGCTGCGGTCCGGTGACCTCGATGTGCTGCTCGTCGGGCCGGAGCGGCTGAACAACCCCGCCTTCCGGGACGACTACCTGCCGGAGCTGGCGGCCTCCGCGGGCCTGCTCGTGATCGACGAGGCGCACTGCATCTCCGACTGGGGCCATGACTTCCGGCCCGACTACCGGCGGCTGCGAACGCTGGTCGTGGGTCTTGGCCCGGACGTCCCGGTGCTCGCCACCACCGCGACCGCGAACAGCCGGGTCGTCGACGACATCGCGGAGCAGCTCGGCGCCGGCAGCCGCGACGGCGCCCCCGGCGGGAACGGAACCCCCGACGCAACGGGGGAGGCCGCCGGGACGCTCGTGCTGCGCGGCGCGCTGGACCGGGAAAGCCTTCGCCTGGCCGTCGTCACGCTGCCGTCGGCCGAGGCGCGGTTCGGCTGGCTCGCCGAGCATCTCGACCGGCTGCCCGGGTCGGGCATCGTCTACACGCTGACCAAACCGGCGGCGGAGGAACTGACCGGATTCCTGCGGGCGCAGGGGCACCCCGTCGCCGTGTACCACGGCGGCACCGAGCCCGCCGAGCGGATCGCCGCCGAGGAGGACCTGCTCGCGAACCGGGTCAAGGCGCTGGTCGCGACATCGGCGCTCGGTATGGGCTTCGACAAGCCCGACCTGGGCTTCGTGGTGCACGTAGGTGCGCCCAGCTCGCCGATCAGCTACTACCAGCAGATCGGCCGGGCCGGCCGCGGTGTCGAACGGGCCGAGGTGGTGCTGCTCCCGGCCGCGGAGGACCGGGACATCTGGAAGTACTTCGCGGACACCTCGTTCCCGCCCGAGGCGGTCGTCCGGGACGTCCTCGGCGCGCTGGCCGGCACCGGGCGGGCGATGTCGACCCAGGCCCTGCTGGCGGCGGTCAACATCGGTTCCGGCCGGCTGGAGTCGATGCTCAAGGTGCTCGACGTCGATGGCGCGGTCCGCCGGGTTCGCGGCGGCTGGGAGTCGACCGGCCGGCCGTGGCACTACGAGGCCGAGCGGTATGCGCGGCTCGCTGCGGCGCGGGCCGCCGAGCAGCAGGCGATGCTCGACTACCTCGCCACCGAGGGCTGCCGGATGGAGTTCCTGCGCCGGCAGCTCGACGACCCGTACGCGGCCACCTGCGGCCGCTGCGACCGTTGCACCGGTCAGAGCTGGGACGCGGACGTCTCGGACTCGGCTCGGGATCGGGCCAGGGCCGAGCTGCGCCGCCCCGGGGTCGTCCTCGAGCCGCGCAAGCTGTGGCCGACCGGGATGAAGACCCTCGGGGTGAGCCTGTCGGGGCGGATCCCGGCCGGCGCGGGCGCCCAGCCGGGCCGCGTGCTCGCACGGCTCAACGATGTGGGCTGGGGAAACCGGCTGCGCCCGATGCTCGCGCCGGGCGCCCCCGACCAGCCGGTGCCGGATGACCTGGTCGACGCGATCGTCGAGACGCTGAAGGCCTGGGACTGGAAGCAGCGCCCGGCGGCCGTCGTCGCGCTGCCGTCGCGGTCCCGGCCGCGGTTGGTCGCGAGCGTTGCCGGCCGGATCGCCGCGATCGGCAGGCTGCCGCTGCTCGGCGCGCTCGACCGGGTCGCCGACGGGCCGTCCGCCGGCGCCTCGCACAACAGCGCCTACCGGCTGGCCGGCCTGGCCGACGCGTTCGCCGTCCCGTCGGCGGTGTCCGCCGGGATCGCGGCGGCCGACGGCCCGGTGCTGCTGGTGGACGACGTGGTCCTGACGGGCTGGACGATGACGGTCGCCGCGCGCCTGCTGCGGGAGGCCGGTGCCCCGGCCGTCCTCCCGTTCGCGCTGGCCGTCGAGACCGGCTGA
- a CDS encoding GNAT family N-acetyltransferase, translating into MGMELLIRPAVEDDWPGLWPLWHTVIAAGDTYPYDPAMSSEAGKAMWLAPPPAWTWVALDSAGGIVGTYQLKPNQLTLGNHVANAGFMVAPHTRGRGVGRQLGLHCLASARELGYRAMQFNAVVTTNVASLNLWRSLGFIIVGTVPRGFRHAVHGEVDMHIMHRFL; encoded by the coding sequence GTGGGCATGGAGCTGCTGATCCGACCGGCGGTGGAGGACGACTGGCCCGGGCTCTGGCCGTTGTGGCACACGGTCATCGCGGCTGGCGACACCTACCCGTACGACCCGGCCATGTCCAGCGAGGCCGGGAAGGCGATGTGGCTCGCCCCGCCGCCGGCCTGGACCTGGGTCGCGCTGGACTCGGCCGGCGGGATCGTCGGCACCTACCAGCTCAAGCCGAACCAGCTGACTCTCGGCAACCATGTCGCGAACGCCGGCTTCATGGTCGCGCCGCACACCAGGGGCCGCGGCGTCGGGCGCCAGCTGGGGCTGCACTGCCTGGCGTCCGCCCGGGAACTCGGCTACCGGGCGATGCAGTTCAACGCTGTGGTGACCACCAACGTCGCCTCGCTGAACCTGTGGCGGTCGCTCGGTTTCATCATCGTCGGCACGGTGCCGCGCGGGTTCCGGCACGCCGTCCACGGCGAGGTCGACATGCACATCATGCACCGGTTCCTCTGA
- a CDS encoding serine hydrolase: MTAILAMLARVVLPMVDVSLTGTAAAAPAAGGSSDAGSPSAGPAPPPAPAVGQGGTSLPGRLTSAGWLVADADTGQILAAQGADNRDLPASTMKILTALVVLPGLAPDLRVAVGRDAGTVDGTKAGLVPGQSYLVRDLATAMLIASGNDATVALVDAVGGRDAVVARMNALAASLGATDTHAVDPTGLDAPGQLTSVRDLAILGRAAIAQPMVSRYLTIPRAVLPTPNGGSFEIQNHNLLLGRYPGTLGVKNGYTLAADATYVGAARRGGRTLLVALLRAPPNYAADARALLDWGFANDGVVKPVGVLPALPPVPTVGDGTGPVGAGHAGLAAGAAQPASADRRHQGAGPGWITWLALGATVLAGLLAAAGHRRRRVQARRRAHRARHLAAVRPLPAPRPGTGPRGRRRQRDLSGSGRGGR, from the coding sequence GTGACCGCCATCCTGGCGATGCTCGCCCGGGTTGTTCTCCCGATGGTGGACGTCTCGCTGACGGGAACGGCCGCCGCCGCGCCCGCGGCCGGTGGATCCTCCGACGCCGGCTCGCCATCCGCCGGGCCGGCGCCGCCGCCCGCCCCTGCGGTCGGCCAGGGCGGCACCAGCCTGCCCGGGCGGCTGACGTCCGCGGGCTGGCTGGTCGCCGACGCGGACACCGGCCAGATCCTGGCGGCCCAGGGCGCCGACAACCGTGACCTGCCGGCGAGCACCATGAAGATCCTGACCGCGCTCGTCGTCCTTCCTGGACTCGCGCCGGACCTGCGGGTCGCGGTGGGCCGGGACGCCGGCACCGTCGACGGAACGAAGGCCGGGCTGGTCCCCGGCCAGAGCTACCTGGTCCGCGACCTCGCGACGGCGATGCTGATCGCCAGCGGGAACGACGCCACCGTCGCACTCGTCGACGCCGTCGGCGGCCGGGACGCCGTGGTCGCGCGGATGAACGCGCTGGCCGCCTCGCTCGGGGCCACCGACACCCACGCCGTCGACCCGACCGGCCTGGACGCCCCCGGCCAGCTCACCTCCGTGCGCGATCTGGCGATCCTCGGCCGGGCCGCGATCGCGCAGCCGATGGTGAGCCGGTACCTGACCATTCCGCGGGCCGTCCTGCCCACCCCCAACGGTGGTTCCTTCGAGATCCAGAACCACAACCTGCTGCTGGGCAGGTATCCAGGCACGCTTGGTGTGAAGAACGGCTACACCCTCGCGGCCGACGCCACCTATGTCGGCGCCGCGCGCCGAGGCGGGCGGACGCTGCTCGTCGCCCTGCTGCGGGCGCCGCCCAACTACGCCGCGGATGCCCGTGCCCTGCTCGACTGGGGCTTTGCGAACGACGGGGTGGTCAAGCCGGTGGGTGTCCTGCCCGCGCTGCCGCCCGTGCCCACGGTCGGGGACGGGACGGGGCCCGTCGGCGCCGGCCACGCCGGTCTCGCCGCCGGTGCGGCCCAGCCGGCCAGCGCCGACCGGCGCCACCAGGGCGCCGGTCCCGGCTGGATCACCTGGCTCGCGCTCGGTGCCACGGTCCTCGCCGGCCTGCTGGCCGCGGCCGGACACCGTCGGCGGCGGGTGCAGGCGCGCCGCCGCGCGCACCGGGCCCGGCACCTCGCGGCCGTACGGCCGCTGCCGGCGCCCCGTCCGGGGACCGGCCCACGCGGCCGCCGGCGGCAGCGTGACCTGTCCGGTTCCGGCCGCGGCGGGCGATGA